The genome window gaccgacgagaaaaaatcctaaTGGAAACcctggtataagtatagatcttgtacttgagtaaaagtagaagcactcagatattgtactagagtaaaagtagaagtactcagatcttgtacttgattaaaagcagaaatactcagatcttgtacttgagtaaaagtagaagtactcagatcttgtacttgattaaaagtatttgtcagttaccacagaaaacctaaataatcctaggaaattttggaaagcaataaaatcgatatcaaccggtgagatccgtaatgagctacctccgtgccttaccacagcatctggctctatatcggagagggctactatgctaaattgctttaatgagcattttgtgtcctgtggttctctatttgattctgtccctaactctgcttctgtgaacactacagtccgtgactctgaacaatgtggtctggaaaaccctttcagttttactccttttactgttgatgttgttcatgaagccttatctaagctagatcctaggaaaccggctggcccggacaacttagaacctttctttttaaagatagctgcagactttattgctccacctcttacttctgtttttaaattctccctcagcacaaatacaattccaaaagtatggaagtctgcttatgtcttgcctttactggaaggaggggaggcaactattttaaataattataggccaatctctaagttgtcagttctggctcaggttcttgaacgcctagtgagtgaacaggtaaaggagtttttatgtaaaaatgacatcctgtctaaacatcagtcaggcttcagaaagaaacacagcaccatcactgcacaatgaaagtggtgaatgatattactagtattttagataataagcagagttgtgcagctctgtttattgacctttccaaagcgtttgacaccgttgatcatcgcatcttaaagcagaggctactcagtattggcatatccagccttgcagtggggtggtttgtgaactacctctctgaaaggtcccaatgtgttcattttgatggactgtcttctgagtggttaaacatttctaatggtgtaccacaaggttctgttttaggaccacttttattctccatatatattaacagcgtaggtgaaaatgtggatgaagctactttacatttgtatgcggatgatactgtgatgtactgtgcaggtcccaccattaaggaggctgttgttaaattacaggctgtttttaacactattcagactcagttctctgaattaaagcttcttttaaatgtggataaaaccaaggtaatgctcttttcaaaagcaaaaaagacaccagagcctgttttagatattgtaactacgcaaggaacaaaacttgaagttgttgcctgttacaaataccttggtatctggcttgttgattgtctctcttttaaacttcatgtcaataacctgctaagaaaactgagggttaggctagggttctttttcagaaacaagtcctgtttctcgcttgaggccaggaaaaggctagtcactgtgacctttttacctgtgctggactatggggatctggtctatatgaatgcacctgccaattgcctggtcaagttagatgctgcgtatcacagtgcactgagatttgtgacaaactgtaaagcattaacccatcactgtaccctgtatgcaagggctggtttgctttcactaactgtacggaggctcagtcactggtacatttttatatacaaagccatgttagggaaacttccatcttatatctgctccctgatctcacggcgaattgtaagtggctactgcctgagatcgaatgctgtggttttattaaatgtgccaactgctaggactgtcttagggaagacagcttttagatgcgcagctcctctgtcttggaatagtctgcaaattaaatggaaactgaacaatctggtgccactaaatgtttttaaagctcggttggatgctactcaatcggaagctgttggtacctgtttatgtggataattttgtaaatgatgctgaatgatgtccttttgttgttctgtttatgcttttatgtttcatgtggaactgcttgagcaggtctcccttggaaaagagatcaatgatctcaatgggattttatctgtataaataaaggtttgaaatgaaatgaaatgaaaagtagaagtactcagatcttgtacttgattaaaagcagaaatactcagatcttgtacttgagtaaaagtagaagtaccagagtgtaggaataggaatactctattagtaaaagtactgcattcaaaatgttcctcaagtaaaagtagaaaagtattctcatcaaaatatagtgaaagtagcgacagtaaaagtagtcgttgtgcagattggtccatttcagaataatatatatgatatgttttataatgattgatcatgaaagtgttctcaatgctggtaaaggtgcagctagtttgaatgaatttgtatactgcagggtagcttgtggatttactctgattcaacacttgattagatttcacatcattcatccagatctgtgaagtaactaaaggtattaaatacatgtagtggagtaaaagtacaccatttacctatgaactgtagaggagaagaagaacaaagtagcaaaacattgaaatacttaaataaagtacaagtatctcaaaattgtacccaagtatagtacttgagtttatgaatttagttactttacaccagatgccataaagatagaaagactcagccttgcacagaggcatgacaatagattttcaaaatgctcaacagtgctgccaaaattataaacggactgctacacaattaaaataaatgcttttatatatttatattagatgtgactctttagcgtttctgttattattaacactgctgctttagttgttttgactgctaaaatcctctgttattcctcattttaaagccgatattccgtggggtcgggaggctcgggtccttgtcaccttttccatacctgatgagtttgcatccctgataatacttagtaaggaggtcataatatttttgacgcatggctgaagttaagtttctccagctctccccaggttggcaaaaaaatgcatctcaaaatgcatcagattgatgctttaaaatatggaatattcaaaatgttcttccgggggagcatgcccccggaccccccctagagggataatatccttctcatctttttcacccctgacccgttttcatgcctgctcctccaaacagcataataaccagactgtatcattaattATCACTTCACCATTGACACCCACACTCTATCTCCCCCCCTCACATCCGCAACCTCGGAGTCATCTtcgacagtcagctcaaatgcaaccaccacatcaatcacatcaccaggaccgcctttttccacctcaaaaacattgcccgtctccgcccatcacactcctcctctgctgctgaaaccctgattcatgcattcatcacatcacgactcgactactgcaatagcatcctctacggcaggggtgtcaaactcaatttcatcgcgggccacattagcattatggttgcactcaaagggccggttgtaactactacatatataaatatataatatatatatataaaataatgtattacattacattattgcctctgaattggattattatcggatagggtaataactacctacgtttgaaagcagaagtccagggcaaataattgcaagtctcttcagtgcgcaaacgagatgcattgtgggacatgtagtttgtgGGTAACctacttctgtaaagtggcatgtaaccgtataataaacgtattatattctttgcaagctcttgcgggccacataaaatgaagtcgcgggccggatttggcccccgggccttgagtttgacacccctgctctacggcataccatccaacctcctcaataaactccaacatatccagaactctgctgcccacctcctcacccacacccgctccagagaccacatcactcccgtcctccagaacctccactggctccccgtccgtcaaagaatcgacttcaaagtcctcctgattactcacaaagccctcaacaatcagccccccccctacctcacagacctgctgcaccaccacaccccttcccgctgcctccgctcatcagaagccaacctcctatccatccccaccggcatcaatcaccggacctggggggacagagccttctccgtcgctgccccctccctctggaactcactcccacaacccatcagagactgcactgacctcaccaccttcaaaaaacttacaaaaactcacctcttcaatatggcttttaatgtgtgattgtttttgtattatttgactttaactatatatttatttgttgttcctttattttctatactatatctgtaaagcgtctttgagcacctgtaaaagcgctaacaaattaaatctattattattattaaaactaCAAGTACCAGTTcaagatccttgactttagacaaacaattcaagagacaaaatgtatttaaagaccaatctttatttgaaggtgcctcttaacttgggatattagttatacagtaatagtattgacaatctaaaaaaactgagcaactcaacagtcaactttatgtttcttattgtctaaagcatttattattttcattttccccctctcatattcagtgtggacggattgagacagcgtggtgtccagagagctgcagagacttcagggagaaacctccgtgtgatggacgtcctgtctgttggtttggagaggactgagggtctttcttcagcgaggaggactaggcctgatggaggagcccatgctgggcaaagctgataacacctgcacaggcctagtctgtcactttatttgactacatgtgtttacttatacatttaataggtttacaccttctgtccatatgtgctttttatttaaaacatgtttgattcacttttggttcacatttcaataaattgtatttgtatttgcactccttttgtccattattcttactgaaaatgttagattacacattcacatctgactgaagattggccccatttatttgtgatgttgcaaactctgcggtacaaggcacaagcgatgtgaagctcataaagcgaggcaaatagaaataatcagctgatggagtgtagatgtggaaatagatgCATCCCATCAGCTGACTAtgtttttcgccacactttataagcctgactataaccaccccttctctgaggtACAGGCAGcatcacaaacaaatgatggtccttaTAGACTACACaaatattcggtgtgcagacctttgttttcacaataaaagtagtttcttagtgaatgtcctgtactggtcttaaaatctcataacatcagattttaatgttcctcttggatgttcttcttgaccctcagagaaagaggagatgctgagtcgtgtctttcaggcatgtcctttcctaacaaaaatgacaggaaacataaaacatattattgcagaacaagtgtgttatttatgaaagaggtgtgtttgtgtgttatggggctgttgatataattatttttaattgtaatcagattatgaatgaacagtatgaaattcatcaacattgacatatattttattatcaaaataatatttaactgttacaaaacgtagtgcaactgtagaagcttgctctgttgtctcactgaaagaataacttttaccatgttttttacagacactattgagagataaatagtagcagttctcactatgtgttaaatatctttgccttcaatacattaaattagaaagctgacaaagtcatattacttgttaacatctaaatgtaaccttttacatggaaaaaaccctcaacttcactgatgtgtaggtgatctagtatttagtattgtttaatggaatgtatatcagtgttttaaagtcaatactttatttatttaaaccaatatctttcttgattctttgtacagtatgaaaaatagagtctttgtacctgtgctgaagttcactgctgtgaggagtccagttctgtctctcactctctggtccagcctgtctggatcacctggacactttcaacaaacagatatatatatatatatatatatatatatatatatatatatatatatatatatatatatgtaaagtaccatgtgtacaaacaatataactgattgttacgttcccttgtagagctaggggtaccaagggaagtagcgacacaccagacagccggacgagagaaaaaggagaggaaacggaaTGCCGAAGGAGTTTAAGTGATGTTTTAATGAGTCAAtaagtaaggcggctcaccagccaaagtacaacacaaacgtacaacaaacaacacaactatgctgggtctcacacagagacaggctgcacacatgcagccagacgagaaggagagaaagaaggccctcactgccgtcctcctccggtcctatatggaagtccTGATTGTTAATTCGGATCACCTGGGggggaggctgcacctggggacaatcagagggagagagaggaaaacacacacacacgaccacacacacacacactacggcacgtaacacttccccccataaaacacaccttatactgctcaccagcagccaacaccggagcaacacatggaacacacacaaaccacTCACTGAACACAGATCCACATCGCTCTGAGCTAGGTCCACACCAACCGCTTCAGAGACGgaaacacccacacccacagcaCTGTCACAGACGGATGCAGAACTCAACTGCAACTCACCACTCTGTCGCATCGCAACCGGGTGCCGGTCTTTTGGCTTTTCCAGAGCCGCTGCCACCTGCTCCTTCCGAGCTACACACTCTGCCTCTAGATGACCAGGATCAAGACAAAAGAAACACTCTTTTTCTTGGGTCCTGgaagagagacagaatgagCATGTGTGGCACGCCTGTTACGAGTTTTCCGGAAACCAACACGATGAGGAGAATCGCTCTGAGCCAAAACACCACTGTGTGATAGCTCAAGCCCTTCCTCATCCGCCATAGTGGTGGCCTGCTTTCGCTTCCAAGCTGCACAGTCTGCTATCATGTGACCTGGGTCAAGACAAAAATAACACGCTCTGTCTATCCTGGGACCTAACAATGGAACACTGGCACAGGGAACATCATTATCAGGAGCTCTCCGATAAGTGTCCCGCTGAGGAGGGTCCTGCTGAAACAAAACGCTCCTGTGTATCAGCGCACTCTCATCTGCCAGAGTGGCAGCCTGCTGAAGGGTAGTCACTCTCTGCTCATTCAGGTAGACTACCGTACGCTCCGGTACACAGTTTTTGAACTCCTCCAACAGCATCAGCTCACATACTGAAGCTATGTCATCCGCTGTACATGCTCTACAACACCTGTCAAAGAGGACTTTCTTCTCCCTCGCGAAGTCCACGTATGTTTGGCCAGAAGCTTTCTTCATGCCGCGGAAACGCTGCCTGTAGGCCTCAGGCACAAGCTCATATGCCCTGAGAATAGCACCTTTCACCTTGTCATACTCCAAACTATCCTcaacagaaagagaagagcaagccTCCTGAGCCTTGCCGACTAGCTTGCACTGTACAAGTATGGCCCACACGTCTTCTGGCCAGCGCAGGGCAGCAGCAATGCGCTCAAATGCACCAAAGAACATCTCCACTTCCGACTCAAGAAAGACAGGGACCAGCTGAATGTTGCTACCGAcatcaaaagcagcagcagaacctgaaggtgtaacggcagaatcacccaccacagctgcttggagctctaGCTTACGCATCTGGACAGCAGTGTCTGCCTCcaacttcctgatctccagctccctcctgagctgaaactctcgctcacgctcacgctcctccctctcacactggagacgagccatacgcacttttaccctggcatctaatttagaccccatagcaacggctacttacaaatattattatttatttacaaacttccccagatcctgcctaccaaactttacctacctatcttctggagcgtgccgggctcgaggcgactttaaaggcaaccatcagcggccgaaaccctgaatcgcctgcccccaacagggaatgaatccccacccaggattaccccgaaaaataaaaaaggcaaaataaaaaatgagtgcCTGAAGGAAGGACTGATTCAGTCCAGCTAGACACTCCCCTGTCTAAACTGAGGAAGCTGTTCAACAGTAAATCATTTCACAGCCAATTCTACACCTATATACACTACTGCTCACCACCACACACAATATCAACACTAACCAACAACCAAATACTCACTCTTTGTCTCAAAgattggacgagcccccatgttacgttcccttgtagagctaggggtaccaagggaagtagcgacacaccagacagccggacgagagaaaaaggagaggaaacggaatgccgaaggagtttaagtgaggttttaatgcgtcaataagtaaggcggctcaccagccaaagtacaacacaaacgtacaacaaacaacacaactatgctgggtctcacacagagacaggctgcacacatgcagccagacgagaaggagagaaagaaggccctcactgccgtcctcctccggtcctatatggaagtccTGATTGTTAATTCGGATCACCTGGggggaggctgcacctggggacaatcagagggagagagaggaaaacacacacacacgaccacacacacactacggcacgtaacactgattatcttctgttgaacatgttggattgtgtattgtccgagtcagggtcctttttattttactgtaactttggaagttgtgtaaccaatgcttactgtttatttgatatcaatttggtaatacaattaataaaaacaacaaggtttgggtttgtTCTTCAGATATGACTGACGTTaacttgtaagctcaataatgaactccagctcaaccaaccatattgtaatatctaagtaatcatcttgaaatatgacattaatcattgtaatatacacacatcttattgtgcgTTTGATTTCACATatactacttcgacattagctaaatagaaaatagcttggataatttacaaatgctttaaaaacacagcaggagcccaagacaattattaaacttgtcattatttcagtacagttcaattggttttattttcataaacggttatcaaccgttagtgccaaagcagtaggctataatatattaattactgctgtagactacaaccactacttgtttagcaaGCATAAattcaacaaagctagcgttagctggctaactgacgttattttgtcgctaaactgcacgatataaaacggtggtcttcaaagcggatttaatcctcaatcacaataataatattgaaagtaatactgggcaagtaatgggcaaaattTACCattgattgacgcgccatgtcagcggactagTAGCgacactaacggcccgtccacactacagcgtcgacagcgtcaacagcttcaatctgctcattcactttgaatggggtgacgtcacgttgcctcgctttttcgccgaactgaattgtgggtagcatagcggtccgtctccgccgtcacGCCAGAGACGCCGGaatagccagcgccagccaatcaaatcccgtttcggaaaatctgacagctcaagccgtagccaatcaaaccgtgtctaagctgggagagatatcccgtcgttcatttctatatttcaaaaaaagatggaggagaaactaattatcgctgtagcaaatcacccggttttgtatgaccagaccctcttcacctaccgggatacaaaccggaggaaccaggcatggagggaggtggcagagacagtgggtgaaactggtaggttttcacctgtttggggagtttatatatatatattgctcccataaaatccccgggggtttttgctttgtatgtcgggggcgggagattcatctgattggttgttggtcgcgttgcttgaataaaatccccaagcttcagacactcccagctccaagctttttttgaagctgtagtgtggacgctcctaCCGTTACTGCCCCTACACacggctcctccggtttgtatccctgtatgtaaagagggactggtcatagagtaccgggtgattccctaccgccacgataattttctcctccattttttgacatatgggaaataactgcggtctggctctcccaacatacacgcggtttgattggctagtgcttgtactgtcagattttcatacgagggatttgattggctgacgcctccgtcgaggcggcaaaagtagaacattgctctacttttgcagcgagcaccgcgagagaagctacgctttgctcccacaatgcagttcggcgaatcgtgacgtcaccccattcaaagtgaatgggcagaagcgttgaagcggcaacgcacgccgccgtgtgtaggggccgttagccTCACAGTCATCCGCATCGACCTGACTGTggctgtgactgtgtgactgacGCGAGCCTCctcgttctgatagctccgccccttcgcttccctccccccacatctacaggtgaaaattacttttgcgacacatttatcgcaagaagtgtagcaaaagtcaagaccgcaggtTCGTCAATTTATcttgccacagagcagattcgtcaagttgtaatgactgatttgagaggttgtaataaccaagttgcagttgtaatggaaaatatatttaaaaaatatttattttt of Pseudochaenichthys georgianus chromosome 3, fPseGeo1.2, whole genome shotgun sequence contains these proteins:
- the LOC139433253 gene encoding uncharacterized protein: MGSKLDARVKVRMARLQCEREEREREREFQLRRELEIRKLEADTAVQMRKLELQAAVVGDSAVTPSGSAAAFDVGSNIQLVPVFLESEVEMFFGAFERIAAALRWPEDVWAILVQCKLVGKAQEACSSLSVEDSLEYDKVKGAILRAYELVPEAYRQRFRGMKKASGQTYVDFAREKKVLFDRCCRACTADDIASVCELMLLEEFKNCVPERTVVYLNEQRVTTLQQAATLADESALIHRSVLFQQDPPQRDTYRRAPDNDVPCASVPLLGPRIDRACYFCLDPGHMIADCAAWKRKQATTMADEEGLELSHSGVLAQSDSPHRVGFRKTRNRRATHAHSVSLPGPKKKSVSFVLILVI